CAGGGACATCACCCTTCACAATTCTCCAAGCTAAGCCTTCAGCAATCGCAGTCTTACCTACGCCCGCCTCACCTACCAGTAGCGGATTATTTTTACGACGACGGCACAGTACCTGAATCACACGCTCAACTTCACTATCGCGCCCAATCAGCGGATCAATCTTGCCCTGCTTAGCCAGCACATTGAGGTTCTGGGTATATTGCTCTAAAGGGCTCTCCTTACCGCCAGACGATGCATCCTCAGCCTCTTGGGTAGCCTCAGCAGGCTTCACACTCTCAGCTTGATCTTTACGGACACCGTGACTAATAAAGTTCACCACATCTAAACGAGTGACACCTTGCTGTTGCAAGAAATACACCGCATGAGAATCTTTTTCACCAAAGATCGCTACGAGTACATTTGCCCCGGTAACTTCCTTCTTCCCATTTGAAGTGGATTGCACGTGCATGATGGCGCGTTGGATCACTCGCTGAAAACCTAGGGTTGGTTGGGTATCAACTTCATCATTACCCGGAACCACAGGTGTATTGTCATTAATAAAATTTTTGAGCTGGGTACGAAGCTCAGCAATATTGACAGCGCAGGCTTTTAAAACCTCCACTGCGGTCGCATTGTCTAGTAAGGCAGCGAGCAAATGCTCCACCGTAATAAATTCATGTCTTGAAGCTCGCGCATCAACAAACGCCATATGCAAACTGACTTCTAATTCCTGGGCAATCATGCTTCCTCCATAGTGCACTGTAGTGGGTGACCCGCTTCGCGCGAGAGCTCGATAACTTGATGCACTTTTGTTGCTGCAACATCACGTGTAAATAAACCGCAAATGCCTTTACCAACTAAATGAACCTGCAACATGATCCGTGTAGCTGTCTCATGATCCTTATTAAAATACTCCTGAATGACCATCACCACAAATTCCATTGGCGTGTAATCGTCATTTAATAGTAAAACTTTATACATCG
This genomic stretch from Polynucleobacter corsicus harbors:
- the clpS gene encoding ATP-dependent Clp protease adapter ClpS; protein product: MFYMSRTTKNPTVGNPNNPHIEDTILLEKQAEKLKSPSMYKVLLLNDDYTPMEFVVMVIQEYFNKDHETATRIMLQVHLVGKGICGLFTRDVAATKVHQVIELSREAGHPLQCTMEEA